One Mus pahari chromosome 10, PAHARI_EIJ_v1.1, whole genome shotgun sequence genomic window, gtggctcacaagtatctatagtgggatctgatgccctcttctgtcatgtagGCGTATGTGCAAATAatgttcatacatataaataaatcttacaatctccaagtaaaatgtttttaaatccttttcCCCCCTTTGTTTTATCTTGCTTGCCTGGTTGCCTGGATTTTCTATGCATGAACAAGACTATTCCTGAATTAACATGCTGAGAtactcctacctctgtctcctgtgctccagtcaagacaTTTGCCACACTTGGGTCAAAGAAATAATTCCTAAAGTCTGAGACAGTATTTCTAAAACATACAATAACCTTTCAAACAATGCCAGGCATCAGGACTGGCAAGTCGACAGTATTTCTAAAACATACAATAACCTTTCAAACAATGCCAGGCATCAGGACTGGCAAGTCGTAAGTTCCTGTGGTCACCTGACCAAGTGACCACGAAGACCTCATAGCCCACAAGATGACCAGCAGTTATCTATAAGCCACACTTGGGCCTACTTTAAGCATTTTTGTATGCTATAACATTTCAATGGCTACTTTAGGGTCTACATTTCTTACTATTTAGATTTGTGGAGAAAATAGCCTTTCGAAGGAAAGTCCTTTTAAAACTTCCCTTTGGAAAGATTCATCCTAAACTAAAAAAGaactaaaagattaaaaaaaacctaaagatgtttaagatttattcattatttgtttttaagacgGGGGTCCCACTACTTAGCCTTGGTTGTGTCGACCAGGCAGGCCTCTGAGGCACAGAGATTTGTTTATCTTTGCTTCTCAAGAACTAAGATTAAagaaaccaccacacctggccagaataaaatttcttttttttttttttNttttttctttttttttttttttggtttttcgagacagggtttctctgtatagccctggctgtcctggaactcactttgtagaccaggctggcctcgaactcagaaatccgcctgcctctgccttccgagtgctgggattaaaggcgtgcgccaccacgcccggctcagaataAAATTTCTAAAGCTTGTGCTGCAAAAGAACAAAGGTAaccccctgtctcagcctcccgagtgctggtatttcAGACATGTGCAACCACACTCAACCCTAAAATGGAAATCACTGTCCAGTTCCTAAGCCAGGGCGAGGGGTGGCACAGCTGGATTTTGGTGTTTTAGTCAAATCAGATTCTACATAGAAACTAGTGTCTGGGTCTACCATTAAATGTAAAAGGTAAAGTTTGGGAACCCTGTTGAAGCAAGTTCAAAGACAAAGAATAGACTGTGGGATCTCTTGATGCTAAGCTTAAAGTCTCAATGCCAAGAAACGCGCACATTTTCAAACTGCAGAAATCGATTTCAACTACTCCCCAGTCGCCTTGTAAAGCAACCTCACAGTAAtctaaaattttatgtttatgttgcCTGCATCTGTGTTGCTCACATCTGGGAGTTATTGGAACAGAAGTTAGAGGGtggtgagttgccatgtgggtgtgggAACTCGAACCCGGGTTCTCTGTAAGGGcaagcctgtgctcttaactgggGAAAACATCTCTCCAGTCACTGAGCCTCATTTCGGTTATGACAGAATCCGCAGAGTGGCGCAGGCTCGCAAATTTCCAGAATTGAGGAGGTGCGGCCTCCAGGGTTCAAAGTCAAACGCGGCTAAATGTCCAGCCTGAGGAACTCGCATCTCAAAGACATCAACCATCCCGACCCTCAGATCCACGCGAGGGATCCGCGGGGAGATCTGCTGGCCGCTGGGCCGGAGGTTCCCCTTGTGCATCCCGGTCCGGCCCGGCCCAGCATTCGCCGGCTCGGCCGGGCCAGCAGGCCGCCCGCCCCGCGGTCGCGGCTTCGCCTGCATCGCTTACCCATCACCTGGACCCTGCAGATGGCACAGGTATCGCATTCAACGTCCCAGCTCCACATGGCTACCGCGTTCCACTTCTTGAGGGAGAACATCTTGTCGCCTCCCGACTTGGAGCCTGCGCTCCCGGAGTGCGAAGAAAGGACGCAGGGTTCTTCGCCGTCCTCCACGTCGGCCATGGCGGCGGCGCAGAACGGCGACGCGAACGTTGGGCGCGGAGGCGGGAGGTACGGTGGCTCAGTGGGGCCACAACACCAGCCGCGGAGCCTCCCGCAGGCACGGGCGGGCGGAGCCAGGCGGTGCTGATTGGCTGGCGCGGGCCAGTGACGTCACGAGGGGCTGGACAAGGCCTGCACAGAGAACCCCGGCGCTTGCTTTAGTGGCCACAGGCCGGTTACTGTAGGGCAGGCAGGGGTCAGTAAGCGAGCACTGTCCGGAGTTCCATTGTCTTAAACTCGGGCGAGTCTCAGAAATCACATCGTCCCTGTCTTCATTTGTCTCTTCTCCCAAATGTAAACTATCCGAGAAGGCAGACTTCTCATCACTGTAACCTCCGTATCTTACAAAAttgttggccttgaattcagagaatgattgattgattgatttttggtttttcgagacagggtttctctgtgtagccctggctgtcctggaactcactcagtagaccaggctggcctcgaactcagaaatccgcctacctctgcctcccaagagctgggattaaaggcgtgcgccaccactgcccggccagagattttttttttttaattaaatattttacctttatttcatgtgcattgctgtgaggtgtcagattccttggaactggagttacagacagttgtgatctgccatgggggtgctgagaattgaacccggTCGTGTGGAAGAACAGacatggtcttaaccactgagtcatctctccagacactacatttgtttgtttgtttgtatttttctcaggagacagagaagagacaagCAGAAGGGCAAGAACGCAATGCTTAAGCAAATGCGTgctggggagaaggcagagggagccaGCCAGGGAATGGCCAGGCAGTAGGGCTGGTTTGAGGAAGCTCGCCCACCGGGCAGGAGCCCCTGGGATTGCAGTTAGGTCCCTACCACCAGGCTCTGTC contains:
- the Rnf7 gene encoding RING-box protein 2 isoform X1, with the protein product MADVEDGEEPCVLSSHSGSAGSKSGGDKMFSLKKWNAVAMWSWDVECDTCAICRVQVMDACLRCQAENKQEDCVVVWGECNHSFHNCCMSLWVKQNNRCPLCQQDWVVQRIGK
- the Rnf7 gene encoding RING-box protein 2 isoform X2, with protein sequence MADVEDGEEPCVLSSHSGSAGSKSGGDKMFSLKKWNAVAMWSWDVECDTCAICRVQMPVLDVKLKTSKRTVSWSGESVTIPSTTAACPCG